A window from Macaca thibetana thibetana isolate TM-01 chromosome 7, ASM2454274v1, whole genome shotgun sequence encodes these proteins:
- the LOC126959234 gene encoding putative golgin subfamily A member 6-like protein 3: MSEKTRQGKFTAAKKKLKEYWKRKSPGVPAGANRKKKINSSSRDTAASGGYHSPGDSATGVYEEGPVSSTTLKDLQVRGPGPRFSDPAGQPSNLLPQQGLFAPLPAETAHTHPSPALITVLSTPPCNPPTRRLCMHLRASTKN; the protein is encoded by the exons ATGTCAGAAAAAACACGACAGGGAAAATTCACCGCAGCCAAGAAAAAG TTAAAAGAATATTGGAAAAGGAAGAGCCCTGGCGTTCCAGCAGGAGctaacaggaaaaagaaaatcaatagcaGTAGCCGTGACACCGCCGCTTCTGGTGGTTACCACTCACCTGGGGAT TCAGCAACAGGTGTCTACGAGGAGGGCCCTGTGTCATCTACTACCCTGAAAGATCTGCAGGTAAGAGGCCCTGGGCCGAGGTTCAGTGACCCTGCAGGCCAGCCCTCCAACCTCCTCCCACAGCAGGGGCTGTTTGCCCCTCTGCCAGCTGAGACagcccacacacacccctccccagccctaaTAACTGTTCTCTCCACCCCTCCCTGCAATCCTCCAACTCGTCGTCTCTGCATGCACCTCAGAGCCAGTACCAAGAACTAG